The Methylomusa anaerophila genome has a segment encoding these proteins:
- a CDS encoding sensor histidine kinase, producing MFASGLRNRLIIFFLALTILTSTLLGSYILWYFYRHNVTSLQTTFSSQAKIIQELLKEDMNDPIKMASIDGKIKELGTKLDNMRITIIAANGVVLADSHYNPAGLENHLQRPEVLEALAGGNGMQIRAGTTQTDNVLYVSTPIYRQNEIIGVVRISNSLSQVEEGYRKILSALLAASLLTFLVALAFSLALVNRYTKPLEQIIATANEIAEGHLDKRLFIRTGDELELLAHALNNLTSSLEDKVNDASAKNVKLELILQHMGDAVILLDRFGRVTTANSMAMTIFGITPQMLGQHNIQVIGNSLLDQAVQLTISKGESKLIDLKTNIHGKKRVFQVFIAPIPDNDAEITGILSVFHDITTIQELQDRQADFVTNASHELATPLTAIKGFAETLLDGALESQELAVKFVTIIHNEADRMHRLVQDLLHLAKLNAQEYSNQIKLEPVSVGPMLGMVKNDLMPRWQQKKQTVDIDCDCENTITLGNHDWLKQVIVNLVENSIKYTPEGGKISLTCWTDKENHRIKLCVKDTGIGIPAKDLPLIFDRFYRVDRARARSAGGTGLGLAIVKFIVEMLDGEIEVESAVDVGSTFTITLPGYENEAN from the coding sequence ATGTTTGCTAGCGGACTACGCAACCGGCTTATTATTTTCTTTCTCGCCCTGACCATACTAACGTCAACTTTACTGGGCAGCTATATTCTTTGGTATTTTTACCGGCACAATGTTACCAGCCTGCAGACAACCTTTTCAAGTCAGGCAAAGATCATTCAGGAACTGCTGAAAGAAGACATGAACGATCCCATAAAAATGGCATCTATCGACGGCAAGATAAAAGAACTGGGAACCAAACTGGATAATATGCGGATAACCATAATCGCTGCCAATGGCGTTGTTCTTGCCGACTCCCATTATAATCCGGCAGGGCTGGAAAACCATTTACAACGTCCCGAAGTGCTGGAAGCCCTTGCCGGCGGCAATGGCATGCAAATAAGAGCAGGCACCACCCAAACGGATAATGTGCTTTATGTGTCAACGCCGATCTATCGCCAAAATGAGATTATCGGCGTGGTACGCATTTCAAATAGTTTAAGCCAGGTTGAAGAAGGTTACCGGAAGATATTATCCGCTTTACTGGCCGCGTCGCTTCTTACTTTTCTTGTGGCGCTAGCCTTTAGTCTGGCGCTGGTAAACCGGTATACCAAACCCTTAGAACAGATTATTGCCACCGCCAATGAAATTGCCGAAGGCCACCTGGATAAGCGGCTGTTCATTCGCACCGGCGATGAACTCGAACTTCTCGCCCATGCCCTCAATAACCTGACATCAAGTTTAGAGGACAAGGTAAATGACGCGAGTGCCAAAAATGTGAAATTGGAATTAATCTTGCAGCATATGGGAGACGCGGTAATATTACTGGACCGGTTTGGCCGGGTGACGACAGCCAATTCCATGGCTATGACCATATTTGGCATAACTCCCCAAATGTTAGGTCAGCATAATATCCAGGTAATCGGCAATAGCCTTTTGGACCAAGCCGTGCAGTTAACGATCAGTAAAGGTGAAAGCAAACTGATTGATCTAAAAACCAATATTCATGGTAAAAAGAGGGTGTTTCAAGTATTTATCGCCCCAATTCCCGACAACGACGCTGAAATTACCGGCATACTCAGCGTGTTCCATGACATCACTACCATTCAAGAATTACAAGATAGACAAGCCGATTTTGTGACCAACGCTTCCCATGAATTGGCCACCCCCCTTACCGCGATTAAAGGTTTTGCCGAGACCCTTCTTGACGGCGCACTGGAAAGCCAGGAATTGGCTGTCAAATTTGTTACGATCATTCATAATGAAGCCGATCGCATGCACCGTTTGGTGCAAGATCTGCTGCACTTGGCCAAACTCAACGCCCAGGAATACAGCAACCAAATCAAGTTGGAACCGGTTTCTGTCGGCCCTATGCTGGGTATGGTAAAAAATGATCTTATGCCTCGCTGGCAACAGAAAAAACAAACTGTCGACATTGACTGCGATTGCGAAAACACAATCACGTTAGGCAATCACGACTGGCTGAAACAAGTTATTGTGAATTTGGTTGAAAATAGTATTAAGTATACGCCGGAAGGCGGAAAGATCTCCCTTACATGCTGGACGGACAAAGAAAATCATAGAATCAAGCTTTGTGTCAAAGATACCGGTATCGGCATACCAGCTAAAGATCTGCCGCTTATATTTGACCGGTTTTACCGGGTTGACCGCGCCCGCGCCCGCTCTGCCGGCGGTACAGGCTTAGGCCTGGCAATCGTCAAGTTTATCGTTGAAATGCTAGACGGCGAGATTGAAGTCGAGAGCGCGGTCGACGTAGGTTCCACGTTCACCATCACCCTGCCGGGGTATGAAAATGAGGCAAATTAG
- a CDS encoding phosphate ABC transporter substrate-binding protein, which produces MKLSKSKLLATAVAMMLGVSLIAGCGGSKKEAPQTAPKAQAEISGTVTASGSTALLPFLKPAQEEFQQKNPKVTINIAGGGSFTGQNQVAAGSVNIGNSDVGLQAELKDKGLVETKIVGIPFVFIANPSVSVDSLTQQQYVDIFSGKVTNWKDVGGKDEKITIIHRAKSSGSRATIQEVVMKSVDFTDNAVIQDSNGAVRAGIASTPGAIGYVDAAYADQTVKTLAYNGVKYSIDAVSSKKYPVYTFGRMITKGEPTGAVKAFIDYVASAEFQNAYAEKNGFMPLTKVKPE; this is translated from the coding sequence ATGAAGTTGTCTAAATCCAAACTTTTAGCCACTGCTGTGGCCATGATGCTGGGGGTCAGCTTGATCGCCGGTTGCGGCGGTTCAAAAAAAGAAGCTCCCCAAACGGCGCCTAAGGCCCAAGCTGAGATTTCCGGCACTGTAACTGCGTCCGGTTCTACTGCCTTGTTGCCTTTCTTAAAGCCGGCCCAGGAAGAGTTCCAACAGAAAAATCCTAAGGTTACCATTAACATTGCCGGTGGCGGTTCCTTTACCGGTCAAAACCAGGTAGCTGCCGGTTCCGTTAACATCGGCAACTCCGATGTAGGCTTACAAGCCGAACTGAAAGATAAAGGTCTGGTAGAAACTAAGATTGTTGGTATTCCCTTTGTTTTCATTGCTAATCCTAGTGTTAGTGTGGACAGCCTGACTCAACAGCAATATGTAGATATCTTTTCGGGAAAAGTGACCAACTGGAAGGATGTTGGCGGTAAAGACGAAAAAATTACCATTATTCACCGTGCTAAATCTTCCGGTTCCCGGGCCACCATTCAAGAAGTGGTTATGAAAAGCGTTGACTTTACCGATAACGCTGTTATCCAGGATTCCAACGGCGCTGTCCGCGCAGGTATTGCCAGCACTCCCGGCGCTATCGGCTATGTTGATGCCGCCTATGCCGATCAAACTGTAAAAACTCTTGCTTATAATGGTGTGAAGTACTCGATTGATGCAGTCAGCAGCAAAAAATATCCGGTATACACTTTTGGCCGGATGATTACCAAAGGTGAACCCACAGGTGCGGTTAAAGCCTTTATTGATTATGTTGCAAGCGCGGAATTCCAGAATGCATACGCGGAAAAGAACGGATTTATGCCTTTGACCAAGGTTAAACCTGAATAA
- the pstC gene encoding phosphate ABC transporter permease subunit PstC has translation MVFATGNRKHQLKLVSDRYIRYLFITSAFLMTIIIASIIVFVGHQGLMTFKEVTPLEFFLSAKWNPTSNQFGTLSFISGSIYVTLLAVIIGAPLGLGGAIFMAKIAPVWLREIMRPATDLYVAIPSVVYGYIGLTIFVPFIRTFFDVPTGFGLFAAGIILSVMILPTIISISEDAIRAVPKPLEEASLALGATRWQTISRVLLPAALPGILTSIILAMARAIGETMAVQMVIGNTPQMAKSLFTPTSTLPSEIVVEMGNTPFGTAWGNSLFLMALVLLAISMVMILIIRRIAKGRIAY, from the coding sequence ATGGTATTTGCAACCGGCAATCGTAAACACCAGTTAAAATTGGTGTCTGACCGGTACATACGCTACTTGTTTATCACCAGCGCTTTCCTTATGACGATTATTATAGCGTCAATTATTGTTTTTGTTGGACACCAGGGCCTTATGACCTTTAAGGAAGTTACGCCGCTGGAGTTTTTCCTATCGGCAAAGTGGAACCCGACTAGTAATCAATTTGGTACCCTGAGCTTTATTTCGGGATCCATATATGTAACTTTGCTGGCGGTAATCATTGGCGCTCCGCTAGGCTTGGGCGGCGCTATCTTTATGGCCAAAATCGCTCCGGTTTGGCTGCGGGAAATCATGCGGCCGGCTACTGATCTGTACGTGGCCATTCCGTCGGTTGTCTACGGCTACATTGGCTTGACCATTTTCGTACCTTTTATCCGCACCTTTTTTGACGTACCCACCGGATTTGGTCTTTTTGCCGCCGGGATTATTCTTTCGGTCATGATTCTGCCGACGATCATCAGTATATCTGAAGACGCTATCAGAGCGGTGCCCAAACCACTGGAGGAGGCGTCGCTGGCGTTAGGAGCCACCCGCTGGCAGACTATTTCCCGGGTGTTGCTGCCGGCAGCTTTGCCGGGTATCTTAACTTCAATCATCTTAGCTATGGCGCGAGCCATTGGCGAGACAATGGCCGTACAAATGGTCATTGGCAATACCCCGCAGATGGCTAAGTCGCTCTTCACCCCCACGTCAACCTTGCCAAGTGAAATCGTTGTGGAAATGGGTAACACACCTTTTGGAACGGCATGGGGTAATTCCCTGTTCCTTATGGCTTTAGTACTGCTTGCCATATCAATGGTGATGATTCTTATTATTCGGCGCATCGCGAAAGGGAGGATAGCCTACTAA
- the pstA gene encoding phosphate ABC transporter permease PstA has protein sequence MSARFVDKTATACMWFAGMIILGILATFLIYMLYKGLPVLTWDFITGMPSDIKAGGGVGPQLFNSFYILFLSMLFSIPVAVGAGIYLAEYAGNDRLTDMIRLSTESLATVPSIVLGLFGMIIFVNMFGMGFSIIGGSLTLMLLNLPVLVRVTEESIRTVPSYYREASLALGATKWQTIWRVVLPNALPGIITGITLTAGRALGETAILIFTAGTTVSRFFPNFSWGAAGETLAVHMWYVMAVGLVPDRLTIADGIGALLIITILIFNLAFTLPSKYIQRKLTGSSR, from the coding sequence ATGTCAGCGAGATTTGTTGATAAAACGGCAACTGCCTGCATGTGGTTTGCCGGTATGATAATTTTAGGAATACTGGCAACCTTTTTAATCTATATGTTATATAAAGGACTGCCGGTACTCACTTGGGATTTCATCACCGGTATGCCAAGTGATATAAAAGCTGGCGGCGGCGTAGGACCGCAATTGTTTAACTCGTTTTATATTTTGTTCCTTTCCATGCTATTCTCCATACCGGTGGCAGTCGGGGCCGGTATTTACCTGGCTGAATATGCCGGTAATGACCGTTTAACGGATATGATTCGTCTTAGCACGGAGAGTCTGGCTACTGTTCCTTCCATTGTTTTAGGCTTGTTTGGCATGATCATATTTGTTAATATGTTCGGGATGGGGTTTAGTATTATCGGCGGTTCGCTGACGCTCATGCTGCTTAACCTGCCGGTATTGGTCCGGGTTACCGAGGAATCTATCCGCACTGTACCTTCCTATTATCGCGAAGCAAGTTTAGCACTTGGCGCAACGAAATGGCAGACCATATGGCGGGTAGTGTTACCCAACGCTTTACCCGGCATAATAACCGGCATTACCCTTACGGCTGGGCGGGCATTGGGCGAAACCGCAATCTTGATCTTTACTGCCGGTACCACTGTATCCCGCTTTTTCCCCAATTTTAGCTGGGGAGCGGCCGGGGAAACCCTGGCAGTTCATATGTGGTATGTTATGGCGGTGGGATTAGTGCCGGACCGGCTTACAATTGCCGATGGTATTGGAGCGCTGCTGATCATAACCATACTCATATTTAACTTGGCCTTTACGTTGCCGAGTAAATATATTCAGAGAAAGCTGACCGGATCAAGCCGCTAA